The region GGATCGGTGTACATTGCCCGCACTTTCTTGGCCAGCTCGTCGGCCGAGTCGCCCAGGTACACCGCATTGTCCAGGCTCTTGCTCATCTTGGCCTGGCCGTCAATGCCCGGCAGCCGGGCCACCGTGCCCTCCGGCACCATCGCCTGCGGCTCGACCAGCACCGGCGCGTAGAGATGGTTGAAGCGCCGCACGATTTCGCGGGTCTGCTCGATCATGGGCAGCTGATCGGCACCCACCGGCACCAGGCTGGCCTGGAAAGCGGTGATGTCGGCCGCCTGCGACACCGGATACACGAAAAAGCCGGCCGGCACGCTTTCGCCGTAGCCTTTCTGGGCAATTTCGGTCTTGACGGTGGGGTTCTGCCGCAGGTGCGACACCGTGACCAGATTCAGGTAAAACACCGTCAGCTCAGCAATTTCCGGCACCATGCTCTGCACCACGAAAGTAGAGTGCTCGGGGTTCAGGCCCACTGCCAGATAGTCCAGCGCCACTTGCAACACGTTGTCCCGCACTTTCTGTGGGTTCTCGAAATTGTCGGTCATGGCCTGCACGTCCGCAATCAGGATGAAGGTGTCGTACTGTGACTGGAGCTTGACGCGGTTTTTCAGCGAGCCGGCGTAGTGGCCGATGTGCAGTGGGCCGGTGGGCCGGTCGCCGGTCAGGATGCGTTTGCGGGCGGGAGCCGGCGCTTGGGCCGCAGCGGGGGCAATGTCGGTGTCGGTCATGGAAAATCCTCCTGGGAGATAGAAACGGGGAAAACAAGAAAAAGCGCCCAGCCGTAAAGAGGCTTGGGCGCAGGCTGTCTGGCCTGGTGCAGCGTGCAGCACGCTAGGGATGCGCCCCAGTTCAGGGCCACCAGCAGCGCAGGTCAGGGGCAGCGTTCATGGGGGAGAGGATAGCACTTCTGACCTGCCCCGCCCCGCCCCACTCCGGCTTACCAGCGGTTCACCACCACCTTGTAGTGGTCTCCAGCCTGCACGACGATCAGTTTCGCGCCCTGGCCGGCGCGGCCGCCGCTGCTGCTGAACTGGCTGTAGGTCTTGTGCGGGCCTTCTTCGCGGCTTTGGCTCAGCGTGAAGCCCTCGCTCGTGAGCTGGCTGCGGCACTCGGCGGTCAGCTGGCCGAAAGTTTGTCCGGAGACTGGGAACCACAGCCCCTCGCTGCGCTGGCCAGGGGTCAGGGCGCAGCCGCCGGCAGTGGCCGTAGCCGTTTTAGCGCTGGCCGCATCCGGTGCGGACGTCGTGGCTGAGGACGCGACTGTGTCTGGCGCCGCTGGGCTGGGTTCTGCGGTGGCTGCGCTCTGGCTGGCGGCAGGCGCCGTAGGTGTCTCTGGTGTTGCTATCGGAGCAGCTGGCGCCGAGGTTGCTGGGGCTGCCGGGGCGCTGACGCTAGAGGAAGCGCCGGAAGAACTGCCCCTGCTGTCGCTGGTCGGCTGGGCGCAACCGACCAACGACAGCAGGGGCAAGAGCAAAGGTGCGGGCTTCATCCTTCTAGGCTACCCCCACGCCCATTCCCTGGAACGTGGAGGTTAGGCCGGCCCAGGCTTTACCAGTCCAGCACCACTTTGCCGCTCTGGCCGCTCAGCATGGCGTCGAAGCCCTGCTGATAGTCGTCGATGGCAAAGCGGTGGGTGATGACCGGCGTCAGGTCCAGGCCCGACTGCACCAGGGCGGCCATCTTGTACCAGGTTTCGAACATCTCGCGGCCGTAGATGCCCTTGATGGTCAGCATCTTGAAAATCACGTCGTTCCAGTCGATGTCCACCCGGCCCGAGGGAATGCCCAGCAGCGCCACCTTGCCGCCGTTGTTCATCACGCCCACCATCTGCGCCAGGGCGGGGCCGGAGCCGCTCATTTCCATACCCACGTCGAAGCCTTCGGTCATGCCCAGGGCCCGCGCGGCGCTCCAGAGGTCCTCGCGGGCCACGTTGACGGTGCGGGTCGCGCCCATCTGCCGGGCCAGGTCCAAGCGGTAGCCGTTGACATCGGTCACGACCACGTGCCGGGCGCCCACGTGCCGGGCGATGGCCGCCGCCATGCAGCCGATAGGCCCGGCGCCGGTGATCAGCACGTCCTCGCCCACCAGGTCGAAGCTCAGGGCAGTGTGCACCGCGTTGCCCAGCGGATCGAAGATACTGGCGATGTCATCGGGGATGTCGGCCGGCAGCTTGAAAGCGTTAAAGGCCGGCAGCACCAGATACTCGGCGAAGGAGCCGGGCCGGTCCACGCCCACGCCCTGGGTGTTGCGGCACAGGTGCCGGCGCCCGGCGCGGCAGTTGCGGCAGTGCCCGCAGGTGATGTGGCCCTCGCCGCTGACCCGGTCCCCGATTTCGAACCCGCGCACCTCGCTGCCGATGCCCACCACCACGCCGGCGTACTCGTGGCCCACCACCATCGGTACCGGCACCGTTTTGCTGGCCCAGTCGTCCCAGCGGTAGATGTGCACGTCGGTGCCGCAGATGGACGAGCGCTGGATCCGGATCAGCAGGTCGTTGGGGCCCATTTCGGGGGTGGGTGTCTCCACCATCCAGATCCCCTCGCGCGCCTCCTGTTTGGCCAGGGCTTTCATGGTGGCAGGGTACTCGGCCGGCATCCGGCCGTGTGCGGAAATGACAGTAGGGAATTCATCGCTGGAAACAGGCTGGTTCAGGGTCTGGGTCATGCCGCCAGTCTAGTGCAGCCGGCCGCCGGCGCCCGGAATGGCGGAACCCCGGCCAGGAATAGGAAGGGCGCACCTGGGCCGCGAGA is a window of Deinococcus sp. Marseille-Q6407 DNA encoding:
- the trpS gene encoding tryptophan--tRNA ligase, whose translation is MTDTDIAPAAAQAPAPARKRILTGDRPTGPLHIGHYAGSLKNRVKLQSQYDTFILIADVQAMTDNFENPQKVRDNVLQVALDYLAVGLNPEHSTFVVQSMVPEIAELTVFYLNLVTVSHLRQNPTVKTEIAQKGYGESVPAGFFVYPVSQAADITAFQASLVPVGADQLPMIEQTREIVRRFNHLYAPVLVEPQAMVPEGTVARLPGIDGQAKMSKSLDNAVYLGDSADELAKKVRAMYTDPGHLRVEDPGKVEGNTVFSYLDAFDPDTAHVAELKAHYQRGGLGDVKVKKYLLEVLEAELGPIRERRAEFARNMDEVERVVKAGTAKGREVAAQTMDAARRAMQLDYF
- the tdh gene encoding L-threonine 3-dehydrogenase, encoding MKALAKQEAREGIWMVETPTPEMGPNDLLIRIQRSSICGTDVHIYRWDDWASKTVPVPMVVGHEYAGVVVGIGSEVRGFEIGDRVSGEGHITCGHCRNCRAGRRHLCRNTQGVGVDRPGSFAEYLVLPAFNAFKLPADIPDDIASIFDPLGNAVHTALSFDLVGEDVLITGAGPIGCMAAAIARHVGARHVVVTDVNGYRLDLARQMGATRTVNVAREDLWSAARALGMTEGFDVGMEMSGSGPALAQMVGVMNNGGKVALLGIPSGRVDIDWNDVIFKMLTIKGIYGREMFETWYKMAALVQSGLDLTPVITHRFAIDDYQQGFDAMLSGQSGKVVLDW